The following DNA comes from Hordeum vulgare subsp. vulgare chromosome 3H, MorexV3_pseudomolecules_assembly, whole genome shotgun sequence.
TTTTCCCACATGGAGAAACTCATCTTGTCCTATAATGTTCTGTACGGTACAATTCCAGCAGGGATTGGGAATCTGACAAGCTTGGTCGAGTTGGACATCAGCTGGAACTGGGATTTGAGGGGCATTATTCCACCCAGCATTGGCCAGCTGAAGCACCTTGTTGTACTGCGAATGCCTGGTTTTACGTTCAATGGCGTGCTACCTGAAGAGATTGGTAACTTGACGAGATTGGAGGAGCTGAACCTTCAGAATACAAATCTGAATGGCACACTTGACGAGTTCGACTTCTCAGGCTTTCCCCACCTGAGGAAACTCAACTTGATCCGGAATGTTCTGTACGGTACAATTCCAGCAGGGATTGGAAATCTGACAAGCTTGGTCGAGTTGGACATCAGCTGGAACTGGGATTTGAGGGGCATTATTCCACCCAGCATTGGCCAGCTGAAGCACCTTGCGCTACTTCGAATGCCTGGTTTTGGGATCAATGGCGTGCTACCTGAAGAGATTGCTAACTTGACGAGCTTGGAGGAGCTCGATCTAAACTCGGTTAATTTGACTGGATCAATCCCACCAACCATTGGGATGCTTGTGAAGCTCCAGAACCTCAACCTGCAAGTCAATAATCTGACAGGGAGCATCCCGCTGGAGATTGGAAACATGACGGAGCTGCAGGCCTTATACCTTGGGGATAACTATTTGGAAGGGCAGCTACCAGGTACCATATCTCATTTGACAAATCTCTGGTGTTTGGAGCTGGCAAGGAACCAGCTCGGAGGCCACATCTTTCCCGAGCTTGGGAATAGTAGCCACTTAGAGGTGATCGATATTGCAAACAACAACTTCTCGGGGGTGTTCCCATCATCCGTTTGCGGCGGAGGAACACTGACTTTGGCCTGGGCTAGATACAATGGATTTACTAGCATTCGTCAGCAGACCTTCCAAAACTGCACGACCTTGATGACCATTGACTTCACGGCAAACAACATTGTTGCAGATATAAGGGACTATTTTGGTGACCTTCCACTTCCAGGGAGGCTTAGGGTGATAGCTTTCAGTCAAAACCAGCTGTATGGCACGCTTTTGACGGACCAAGGCGAGGTATTTATTTGCAACCATCCTGGTTTAAACCATGTAGACCTATCACACAATTCCTTGCATGGTGGTCTCTCCAAGTGTTTCTGGGAGATGCCACGTTTGACATTCATAGATCTGTCCAGCAACTCTTTCAGCGGTGTAGTTCCATTTTCGAGGACATGtgaagatactcttaagtatctaCACCTTGCCAATAACCATTTCGAAGGAGCCTTTCCTTTGGCTCTTAGGAAATGCAAAACCCTTACTGGTTTAGATCTTGGAGGCAATAATTTCTCGGGTACAATACCATCTTGGATAAGCAGGAGCTTACCTGGACTCAAATTTCTTCGTCTGTCAACAAACATGTTTGAAGGTGTCATACCCCCACAGATATTACACTTTCAGAAACTCTGGCTATTGGACTTATCAAGAAACAAGCTCACTGGACCCGTTCCAGATGATTTTACGAATTTTACTGGCATGGCATATGAACATGGACAGGGGGAACCCGCTAGTGGATGGTACTACTATCAAGCACCACAAATTCAAATAGTGTGGAAGAATGTGGAATATTTTTACATTATGCTGAGAGCAGGCATGGCCGGAATCGACTTATCTGGAAACTCTCTATCAGAGGAGATCCCAAATGGGCTCACAGCCCTTGTTGGACTCAGGTACCTGAACCTTTCAGGAAATCATCTGTCAGGTTGTATTCCTGAAGACATTGGCAATCTGGTACTGCTGGAATCCTTGGACCTTTCTGGGAACCAACTATGGGGCGAAATTCCTCCAAGCTTTGCAGATTTGAAGAGCATAACCGCTCTGAACCTCTCGAGCAACGGTCTATCAGGGAGGATACCTACAGGCGATCAGCTGCGGACACTCACAGATCCGTCCATATACAGTAATAATCCTGGGCTATGCGGGGCTCCGTTGGAAGACTGCATAAACTCCTCGACACCGACGCAAACTGAAAAAAGCTTGGATGAAGATAGAGAGGCACTGTGGCTATATTGCTTTGTGGTTGCTGGTTTCATGTGTGGGTTTTGGCTGTACTGGGGTATGTTCATATTTCGCAGTGAGACATGGAGATGTGCCTTCTATCAGTATGTGGACAACATGCAAGCGAAGGCAACCAAGAAGATTTACAGCTGCATGTCACGCTTCCAGGCCAGCGTCTCTGAATGATGAAGTGCCTCACTTGTTGTTGAAGTAATGTTGTATCGCGTCCTATATCATGCACATGTGTGTAATATTTCCCTTCCTCTGTTAGTCGGACGGTTGGTTGTAAAAGTACTTGCTAGTAATTGGATGTTACTCGAGTTTTGTGGCGCTGAAACCTACTGGTTTCGGATTTGATTGTTTGGTAGCTAAGGCTATTTGGTGTCAAGTGAATGAGTTCTCTGAAATCAGGTAGTCATAATTTTGAATTTGTGGCTTGTGTTTTGGTTAGTAAAGCTAGGCGTGCTGTTTCGAGCACTTCTTGCGCAGCCATTTTGTGGAGTTTCTGGAAATATATGAATATTATTGTTTTTAGCTCCCAACACACGGATCAATATTAAGCAGATGATCTTTATGAATTTGGCTAAAAAAAACTGAAGCGTAATAATCAAATTTGCTGGCTGATCATCAATTTGAAAGGACTCTGATTGTAGTGCCCCTGTGATTGGTGGAGCAAAGCATTAGACTCATGAGATAAAACTGAAGACTGCCTATGCACATCTGTAGT
Coding sequences within:
- the LOC123445156 gene encoding leucine-rich repeat receptor protein kinase EMS1-like isoform X1; amino-acid sequence: MKHLHLLGLLLLSCPCLLLCAVTPVVAGIRREAEALVKWKASLANADESLGPWSLANSTSLCRWTHITCDLAGHITELDLGGVSLKGTLDEFDFSAFSHMEKLILSYNVLYGTIPAGIGNLTSLVELDISWNWDLRGIIPPSIGQLKHLVVLRMPGFTFNGVLPEEIGNLTRLEELNLQNTNLNGTLDEFDFSGFPHLRKLNLIRNVLYGTIPAGIGNLTSLVELDISWNWDLRGIIPPSIGQLKHLALLRMPGFGINGVLPEEIANLTSLEELDLNSVNLTGSIPPTIGMLVKLQNLNLQVNNLTGSIPLEIGNMTELQALYLGDNYLEGQLPGTISHLTNLWCLELARNQLGGHIFPELGNSSHLEVIDIANNNFSGVFPSSVCGGGTLTLAWARYNGFTSIRQQTFQNCTTLMTIDFTANNIVADIRDYFGDLPLPGRLRVIAFSQNQLYGTLLTDQGEVFICNHPGLNHVDLSHNSLHGGLSKCFWEMPRLTFIDLSSNSFSGVVPFSRTCEDTLKYLHLANNHFEGAFPLALRKCKTLTGLDLGGNNFSGTIPSWISRSLPGLKFLRLSTNMFEGVIPPQILHFQKLWLLDLSRNKLTGPVPDDFTNFTGMAYEHGQGEPASGWYYYQAPQIQIVWKNVEYFYIMLRAGMAGIDLSGNSLSEEIPNGLTALVGLRYLNLSGNHLSGCIPEDIGNLVLLESLDLSGNQLWGEIPPSFADLKSITALNLSSNGLSGRIPTGDQLRTLTDPSIYSNNPGLCGAPLEDCINSSTPTQTEKSLDEDREALWLYCFVVAGFMCGFWLYWGMFIFRSETWRCAFYQYVDNMQAKATKKIYSCMSRFQASVSE